Below is a window of Phycisphaeraceae bacterium DNA.
CGTTCCACGACGCGATCGAAGAGATCGCCCGCGATCGCGCGAAGAAGCTCTTCAACTGCCGCTTCGCGAATGTTCAGCCGCACTCCGGCGCCAACGCGAATGTGGCGGCATTCATGGCGCTGCTTAGCCCGGGTGACACCATCCTGAGCCTGCCCATCAAGAGCGGGGGGCATCTCTCCCACGGACTGAAGGTGAACTTCAGCGGGACCTTCTATTCGATCGTCGAGTACGGCCTCGACCCGGTGACCGAGCGGCTCGATTACGACCAGATCGAGCGCCTCGCCGTGGAGCACACGCCGAAGATGATCATCTGCGGGTACTCCGCCTACAGCCGCGTGATCGACTTTGCGCGCTTCCGTGCGATCGCCGACAAGGTCGGCGCGTTCCTGCTTGCCGATGTGGCGCACATCGCCGGGCTGATTGCCGCAGGAGTGCATCCTTCGCCCTTCCCGCACGCCCATGTGGTCACCACCACCACGCACAAGACCCTCCGAGGTCCGCGCGGCGGCCTGATCCTGACTGACGATGAGTCGATGGCCACCAAGGTCGACCGAAAGGTCTTCCCAGGAAGCCAGGGCGGTCCGCTCATGCATGTCATTGCAGCGAAGGCGGTCGCCTTCGGCGAGGCGCTGCGGCCTGAGTTCAAGACCTACTCAAGGCAGGTGGTCGCCAACGCGCAGGCGCTCGCGGCCGCGCTGGTTGACCGAGGCTATCGCCTCTGCACTGGCGGCACGGACAACCACCTGATGCTGGTCGATCTTCAGCCTCGTGATGCGGCGCTCACGGGTGCCGATGCCGAAGCGTGGCTCGGTTCCGCAGGCATCGTCGTCAACAAGAACGGCATTCCGAATGACCCGCGGCCGCCGATGGTGACGAGCGGTCTGCGCCTCGGCACGCCTGCGATCACCACCCGCGGACTCACGGTGCGCGAGATGCCGCTGGTCGCCGAGTGGATCGATCGCACGCTTGCGGGCAAGGGCGACACGGCCCGATGCGAGGCGGTTCGGCGCGAAGTGGTCGAACTCTGCCGTCGCTTCCCGTTGCCTCACTGACTCGGCGAACCTGAGTTGGGCGCAACTGTCGAACGCATGCGCATCGCACAGCCTGCGAGGTTACAGCCCTTGGATGACAGGTCCCGGTGATGAAGTTGGTACGGAATGCCGGAGCCGATCGCGTCATCGACCTGATTCGTTCAGGAATCGGGCGGGACCGTCGGCTGGACATGCTCACGCCCGCCCTGTCGCTCTTCGCCTTCTCGGAGATCCGCCGTGAGGCGGAGGAGCTGGACGGTTGTCGTCTGGTGTTGCCGCCGAGCGGTGCCGACCTTGCAGCGCTGGGCACCGCCGCCGACCGTGCGTCCCGCAACCGTCTGCAATCTCGATGGCTTGCCAGGCGCCTTCTCCAGTGGATTGACGGTCGCGCGGAGGTCCGCCGCGCTCCACGGCCCATCCCACAAGGTGCATTCGTCATGCGCACCGCGGACGGGCATCCCGTGCAGGCGCTCCTCGGCTCTCTGGCGTTCAGCACCGAGGGACTCGGCCTGACTCCAGGCAACCCGATGAACCTGATCCAGGCCTCCGAAACGCCGCAGGAGGCCGCGCTTCTCAGCGAGTGGTTTGACGCGCAATGGACAGCGCTCGCTGCCGATCCTGGCGCCAAGCAAGTGCTGATTGACGAGCTGAGAGCCTTGGCCGGGAACCGGGACCCGCTCCTCATCTACGCGCTGGTTCTGCACCACATCTTCGGCGACCGGGGTGATGAGCTGGATGAGGAGCGCGTCGTCAATTCCGCCACCGGCATCCGCAACACGGTGGTCTGGAAGAAGCTCTTCAAGTTTCAGCGCGACGGCGTGGTCGGTGCGATCGACAAGCTCAACCGCTTCGGTGGGTGCATCATCGCCGACAGTGTCGGCCTCGGGAAGACCTTCGAGGCGCTGGCGATCATCAAGTACCACGAGCTGCGCAACGACCGCGTGCTGGTCCTGGTGCCCAGGCGCCTGCGCGACAACTGGACGCTCTACAAGGCGAACGACCGGCGCAACTTCCTGGCGCCCGATCGCTTCAACTACGATGTGCTGAATCACACCGACCTGTCGCGCGACGGCGGGCTCTCGGGCGACATCGACCTCGCGCATGTCAACTGGGGCAACTACGACCTCGTCGTCATCGACGAGTCGCACAACTTCCGCAACAAGAAGACGCCGCAGGCGGGCGGGGAAACGCGCTACGACCGGCTGATGCGCAAGATCATCCGTGAGGGAGTCAAAACGCGCGTGCTCATGCTGTCGGCCACGCCGGTCAACAATCGCCTCGCCGACCTGCGCAACCAGATCGCCTTCGCGACCGAGGGCGACGACACGGCGCTGATCGATCACGGAATCGGCAGCATCGACGCCACCACGCGGCTGGCACAGAAGCAGTTCAACCGCTGGCTCGACATGGACGAGGCCGAGCGCACGCCCTCGCGGCTGATCGAGATGCTGGGCTTCGACTACTTCACGCTGCTCGACCTGCTCACGATTGCCCGCTCTCGCCGCCACATCGAGAAGTACTACGGCACCGCGGAAACCGGCCGCTTTCCGGAACGGCTCAGGCCCATCAACATCAAGGCCGATGTGGACCGCGCCGGGGCTTTCCCGCCCATCGCCGACATCAACCTCGAGATTCGCCGCCTGAACCTCGCCTCGTACGCCCCCCTGCGCTACCTGCTGCCGCACAAGCAGGAAGCCTACGACCGCAAGTACAGCACGCAGGTGAAGGGCGGCACCGGCTTCTTCCGCCAGGTGGACCGCGAGGAGAGCCTGATCCACCTGCTGCGTGTCAATGTGCTCAAGCGGATGGAGAGCGCCGTGCCCTCATTCGCGCTCACTGTGCAGCGCCAGCTTCGCGATGTCGAGACCACGCTGGCGCGCATTGAGGCG
It encodes the following:
- a CDS encoding serine hydroxymethyltransferase, with the protein product FHDAIEEIARDRAKKLFNCRFANVQPHSGANANVAAFMALLSPGDTILSLPIKSGGHLSHGLKVNFSGTFYSIVEYGLDPVTERLDYDQIERLAVEHTPKMIICGYSAYSRVIDFARFRAIADKVGAFLLADVAHIAGLIAAGVHPSPFPHAHVVTTTTHKTLRGPRGGLILTDDESMATKVDRKVFPGSQGGPLMHVIAAKAVAFGEALRPEFKTYSRQVVANAQALAAALVDRGYRLCTGGTDNHLMLVDLQPRDAALTGADAEAWLGSAGIVVNKNGIPNDPRPPMVTSGLRLGTPAITTRGLTVREMPLVAEWIDRTLAGKGDTARCEAVRREVVELCRRFPLPH
- a CDS encoding DEAD/DEAH box helicase family protein; protein product: MLTPALSLFAFSEIRREAEELDGCRLVLPPSGADLAALGTAADRASRNRLQSRWLARRLLQWIDGRAEVRRAPRPIPQGAFVMRTADGHPVQALLGSLAFSTEGLGLTPGNPMNLIQASETPQEAALLSEWFDAQWTALAADPGAKQVLIDELRALAGNRDPLLIYALVLHHIFGDRGDELDEERVVNSATGIRNTVVWKKLFKFQRDGVVGAIDKLNRFGGCIIADSVGLGKTFEALAIIKYHELRNDRVLVLVPRRLRDNWTLYKANDRRNFLAPDRFNYDVLNHTDLSRDGGLSGDIDLAHVNWGNYDLVVIDESHNFRNKKTPQAGGETRYDRLMRKIIREGVKTRVLMLSATPVNNRLADLRNQIAFATEGDDTALIDHGIGSIDATTRLAQKQFNRWLDMDEAERTPSRLIEMLGFDYFTLLDLLTIARSRRHIEKYYGTAETGRFPERLRPINIKADVDRAGAFPPIADINLEIRRLNLASYAPLRYLLPHKQEAYDRKYSTQVKGGTGFFRQVDREESLIHLLRVNVLKRMESAVPSFALTVQRQLRDVETTLARIEAQADELEELELSIDDLDLDDPAFESLVVGRKVKVLLKDVDLVRWKQDLIEDRNRLATLISAARHVDADRDAKLIALREVIAHKCRDPINPGNRKVIVFTAFADTARYLYEQLAPWAKASLGVDAALVTGTGSNQTTLPRLRKDLASILTAFAPRAKERPEEFAGEGDLDLLIATDCISEGQNL